A genomic segment from Drosophila miranda strain MSH22 chromosome 3, D.miranda_PacBio2.1, whole genome shotgun sequence encodes:
- the LOC108160936 gene encoding putative inorganic phosphate cotransporter has product MNAVAEQKGPLIGIRHLQAVLLFLAIVANYIARLNISVAVVAMTDAATTNTDFPEYDWTGAQKSYVLSSFYWGYIITQFPAGFLVRRFGAKSVLFIPTFATAILSALTPYCISWGGWKAFSVIRVVEGLFQGLIFPCIHEHLAKWSPPDDRNRLGVFAYSGADCGSVLAMASSGLIANSSMGWPGIFYVSAGICGVWCLLWVILGSNNAPSSHLIGSRERDYIERSMRRQDGFHAQKIPIPWRAIWTSVPFYALLIVRSAQGWANSTMQLQTPSYMHGVLEMDIKSNALYSALPFLAMWCMSYVYLVFADVAMSRQWMSLTTLRKSINTVSYWGPAAALIGIGFLDKSQTSLAITLMTINAGLNAGSGIGSILTIIDMSPNHSGMLMAIVNGIGNIFPLLTPLLVGVIVTDMGSRSQWQIVFAMTAVVFFFGNLVYIIWGTTDQQAWDAEDYLEPSDSECIRNGHQLEQKPAMDGGTKAA; this is encoded by the exons ATGAACGCCGTCGCTGAGCAAAAAG GTCCCCTCATCGGCATCCGCCACCTGCAGGCTGTGCTCCTTTTCCTGGCAATCGTCGCCAATTACATAGCGCGTCTGAACATCAGTGTGGCCGTGGTGGCCATGACGGATGCCGCCACCACCAATACCGATTTTCCG GAGTACGACTGGACGGGGGCGCAGAAATCGTATGTGCTGTCTAGCTTCTACTGGGGCTATATTATCACCCAGTTTCCGGCCGGATTTCTGGTCAGACGCTTCGGGGCGAAGAGCGTGCTCTTCATTCCCACCTTCGCGACAGCCATCTTGAGTGCCCTGACGCCCTACTGCATCAGCTGGGGCGGCTGGAAGGCGTTCAGCGTGATCCGGGTGGTAGAGGGTCTGTTCCAGGGCCTGATCTTTCCCTGCATCCACGAGCACCTGGCCAAGTGGTCGCCGCCAGATGACCGCAACCGACTGGGCGTGTTTGCCTACTCGGGAGCCGACTGCGGCTCGGTGTTGGCCATGGCCAGCAGCGGCCTCATTGCCAACAGCTCCATGGGCTGGCCGGGCATCTTTTACGTTTCCGCCGGGATCTGCGGAGTGTGGTGCCTGCTCTGGGTGATCCTCGGCTCGAACAACGCTCCCAGCTCGCATCTTATCGGCTCCAGGGAGCGGGACTACATTGAGCGCTCGATGAGGCGGCAGGACGGCTTCCACGCCCAGAAGATTCCCATACCGTGGCGCGCCATCTGGACCTCGGTGCCGTTCTATGCCCTGCTGATCGTACGCAGTGCCCAGGGCTGGGCCAACTCCACGATGCAGCTGCAGACGCCCTCGTACATGCACGGCGTCCTCGAGATGGATATCAAGAGCAACGCCCTCTACTCGGCCCTGCCCTTCCTGGCCATGTGGTGCATGTCGTACGTGTATCTGGTGTTCGCCGACGTCGCCATGTCCCGGCAGTGGATGTCACTCACCACGCTACGCAAGTCCATTAACACGGTGTCGTACTGGGGCCCGGCAGCGGCTCTCATTGGCATCGGTTTCCTGGACAAGAGCCAGACGAGTCTGGCCATCACTCTGATGACCATCAATGCGGGCCTGAATGCCGGCTCCGGCATCGGCAGCATTCTGACCATCATCGACATGTCGCCCAATCACTCCGGCATGCTGATGGCCATTGTTAACGGCATTGGCAACATATTTCCGCTGCTCACCCCCCTGCTCGTGGGCGTGATTGTCACCGATATG GGCTCGCGCAGTCAGTGGCAAATTGTGTTCGCCATGACCGCCGTTGTGTTCTTCTTCGGCAACCTGGTGTACATCATTTGGGGCACCACCGACCAGCAGGCCTGGGATGCCGAAGACTACCTGGAGCCGAGCGACTCAGAGTGCATACGAAATGGCCATCAACTGGAGCAGAAGCCTGCCATGGATGGGGGCACAAAGGCAGCATGA
- the LOC108159178 gene encoding putative inorganic phosphate cotransporter isoform X2: protein MTDKATNNETFPQFDWTEAEKSYIFSSFNWGYLLMQIPGCFLVRNLGAKLPMIVATFFVALLSLCTPIGIQMGEWKAFCAIRLGQGLCQGLILPCIHEHLAKWSPPEELKQLGVVAYSGTYCGTILALLGSGYIADSSIGWPGISYVSAAACLCWCLLWFFWGENEPGSSYWIGSDERNYIESCLKSSTACPREVIPIPWLAILGSVPFRALVVVHCAQRWADSTMEVQIPSYLDGILQVEITRNGLISSLPYMVKWIMSHVYILIAHVAIMRHLIGQTPLQKWIVTISTWGPALLYIAIGFLDRANAGLVVVLMTIKEGFNAGSSIGGTLNTIALSPNHSAVLMGIMSVLSDVFTPLTPLVTGVIVTDPTNRSQWQIIFCLIALVFFLSNWVYIIWGSSELQPWDAGDFLHVCTAECSARGDHHDSPDLSIRGKIMLRDLARRVTEGLDKMIPDQADPQKNSNMAIKD from the exons ATGACGGATAAAGCAACCAATAATGAAACTTTTCCG CAATTCGATTGGACAGAGGCCGAGAAGTCCTACATATTCTCCAGCTTCAACTGGGGCTATTTGCTGATGCAGATTCCGGGCTGCTTCCTTGTCCGGAATCTGGGGGCCAAGCTGCCCATGATCGTGGCAACCTTTTTCGTGGCCCTGTTAAGTCTCTGCACGCCCATTGGAATTCAGATGGGCGAATGGAAGGCCTTCTGTGCGATTCGGCTGGGCCAGGGTCTGTGCCAGGGCCTGATTCTACCCTGCATCCACGAGCATCTGGCCAAGTGGTCGCCGCCCGAGGAGCTCAAGCAACTGGGAGTAGTCGCCTACTCTGGCACCTACTGCGGAACAATCCTGGCCCTGCTCGGCAGCGGGTACATTGCGGACAGTTCCATCGGCTGGCCGGGAATTTCGTATGTTTCGGCAGCAGCCTGCCTCTGCTGGTGCCTGCTGTGGTTCTTCTGGGGCGAGAACGAGCCAGGAAGCTCGTACTGGATTGGCTCGGACGAGCGGAACTACATTGAGAGCTGTCTGAAAAGTAGCACCGCATGCCCCAGGGAAGTCATACCCATACCGTGGCTGGCGATACTCGGGTCGGTGCCGTTCCGTGCCCTGGTGGTGGTCCACTGTGCCCAACGCTGGGCCGACTCCACGATGGAGGTGCAGATACCTTCGTATCTAGATGGCATCCTGCAAGTGGAAATCACCCGGAACGGCCTGATCTCGTCGCTACCCTACATGGTCAAGTGGATCATGTCCCATGTGTATATCCTGATCGCCCATGTGGCCATAATGCGGCACCTGATCGGCCAGACTCCGTTGCAAAAGTGGATCGTCACGATATCCACTTGGGGACCGGCCCTACTGTACATTGCCATTGGGTTCCTGGACCGAGCAAATGCCGGGCTGGTCGTCGTCCTGATGACCATCAAGGAGGGATTTAATGCCGGCTCCAGCATTGGCGGCACTTTGAACACCATTGCCCTGTCGCCCAACCACTCAGCGGTCCTGATGGGCATCATGAGTGTCTTGTCTGACGTCTTTACGCCGCTAACTCCTCTCGTTACGGGTGTCATCGTTACGGATCCG ACGAATCGTTCTCAGTGGCAGATTATATTCTGCCTGATCGCACTTGTATTCTTCCTCAGCAACTGGGTGTACATCATCTGGGGCTCGAGCGAACTGCAGCCCTGGGATGCCGGTGATTTTCTGCATGTGTGCACTGCGGAATGTTCCGCAAGGGGAGATCACCACGACTCACCCGATCTATCCATTAGGGGAAAAATTATGCTCAGGGACCTGGCTCGCAGAGTAACGGAGGGCCTGGACAAGATGATCCCAGATCAGGCTGATCCGCAAAAGAATAGCAATATGGCAATTAAAGATTAA
- the LOC108159178 gene encoding putative inorganic phosphate cotransporter isoform X1, protein MNTKGHPLGIRHVQTVLLFLNLTVNYIVRLSVGLRVVAMTDKATNNETFPQFDWTEAEKSYIFSSFNWGYLLMQIPGCFLVRNLGAKLPMIVATFFVALLSLCTPIGIQMGEWKAFCAIRLGQGLCQGLILPCIHEHLAKWSPPEELKQLGVVAYSGTYCGTILALLGSGYIADSSIGWPGISYVSAAACLCWCLLWFFWGENEPGSSYWIGSDERNYIESCLKSSTACPREVIPIPWLAILGSVPFRALVVVHCAQRWADSTMEVQIPSYLDGILQVEITRNGLISSLPYMVKWIMSHVYILIAHVAIMRHLIGQTPLQKWIVTISTWGPALLYIAIGFLDRANAGLVVVLMTIKEGFNAGSSIGGTLNTIALSPNHSAVLMGIMSVLSDVFTPLTPLVTGVIVTDPTNRSQWQIIFCLIALVFFLSNWVYIIWGSSELQPWDAGDFLHVCTAECSARGDHHDSPDLSIRGKIMLRDLARRVTEGLDKMIPDQADPQKNSNMAIKD, encoded by the exons ATGAACACGAAAG GTCATCCGCTAGGTATTCGTCATGTGCAGACGGTACTGCTGTTCCTCAACCTGACCGTTAACTATATAGTCCGCCTGAGCGTGGGCTTGCGGGTGGTGGCCATGACGGATAAAGCAACCAATAATGAAACTTTTCCG CAATTCGATTGGACAGAGGCCGAGAAGTCCTACATATTCTCCAGCTTCAACTGGGGCTATTTGCTGATGCAGATTCCGGGCTGCTTCCTTGTCCGGAATCTGGGGGCCAAGCTGCCCATGATCGTGGCAACCTTTTTCGTGGCCCTGTTAAGTCTCTGCACGCCCATTGGAATTCAGATGGGCGAATGGAAGGCCTTCTGTGCGATTCGGCTGGGCCAGGGTCTGTGCCAGGGCCTGATTCTACCCTGCATCCACGAGCATCTGGCCAAGTGGTCGCCGCCCGAGGAGCTCAAGCAACTGGGAGTAGTCGCCTACTCTGGCACCTACTGCGGAACAATCCTGGCCCTGCTCGGCAGCGGGTACATTGCGGACAGTTCCATCGGCTGGCCGGGAATTTCGTATGTTTCGGCAGCAGCCTGCCTCTGCTGGTGCCTGCTGTGGTTCTTCTGGGGCGAGAACGAGCCAGGAAGCTCGTACTGGATTGGCTCGGACGAGCGGAACTACATTGAGAGCTGTCTGAAAAGTAGCACCGCATGCCCCAGGGAAGTCATACCCATACCGTGGCTGGCGATACTCGGGTCGGTGCCGTTCCGTGCCCTGGTGGTGGTCCACTGTGCCCAACGCTGGGCCGACTCCACGATGGAGGTGCAGATACCTTCGTATCTAGATGGCATCCTGCAAGTGGAAATCACCCGGAACGGCCTGATCTCGTCGCTACCCTACATGGTCAAGTGGATCATGTCCCATGTGTATATCCTGATCGCCCATGTGGCCATAATGCGGCACCTGATCGGCCAGACTCCGTTGCAAAAGTGGATCGTCACGATATCCACTTGGGGACCGGCCCTACTGTACATTGCCATTGGGTTCCTGGACCGAGCAAATGCCGGGCTGGTCGTCGTCCTGATGACCATCAAGGAGGGATTTAATGCCGGCTCCAGCATTGGCGGCACTTTGAACACCATTGCCCTGTCGCCCAACCACTCAGCGGTCCTGATGGGCATCATGAGTGTCTTGTCTGACGTCTTTACGCCGCTAACTCCTCTCGTTACGGGTGTCATCGTTACGGATCCG ACGAATCGTTCTCAGTGGCAGATTATATTCTGCCTGATCGCACTTGTATTCTTCCTCAGCAACTGGGTGTACATCATCTGGGGCTCGAGCGAACTGCAGCCCTGGGATGCCGGTGATTTTCTGCATGTGTGCACTGCGGAATGTTCCGCAAGGGGAGATCACCACGACTCACCCGATCTATCCATTAGGGGAAAAATTATGCTCAGGGACCTGGCTCGCAGAGTAACGGAGGGCCTGGACAAGATGATCCCAGATCAGGCTGATCCGCAAAAGAATAGCAATATGGCAATTAAAGATTAA
- the LOC108159178 gene encoding putative inorganic phosphate cotransporter isoform X3: MNTKGHPLGIRHVQTVLLFLNLTVNYIVRLSVGLRVVAMTDKATNNETFPQFDWTEAEKSYIFSSFNWGYLLMQIPGCFLVRNLGAKLPMIVATFFVALLSLCTPIGIQMGEWKAFCAIRLGQGLCQGLILPCIHEHLAKWSPPEELKQLGVVAYSGTYCGTILALLGSGYIADSSIGWPGISYVSAAACLCWCLLWFFWGENEPGSSYWIGSDERNYIESCLKSSTACPREVIPIPWLAILGSVPFRALVVVHCAQRWADSTMEVQIPSYLDGILQVEITRNGLISSLPYMVKWIMSHVYILIAHVAIMRHLIGQTPLQKWIVTISTWGPALLYIAIGFLDRANAGLVVVLMTIKEGFNAGSSIGGTLNTIALSPNHSAVLMGIMSVLSDVFTPLTPLVTGVIVTDPVNESFSVADYILPDRTCILPQQLGVHHLGLERTAALGCR; encoded by the exons ATGAACACGAAAG GTCATCCGCTAGGTATTCGTCATGTGCAGACGGTACTGCTGTTCCTCAACCTGACCGTTAACTATATAGTCCGCCTGAGCGTGGGCTTGCGGGTGGTGGCCATGACGGATAAAGCAACCAATAATGAAACTTTTCCG CAATTCGATTGGACAGAGGCCGAGAAGTCCTACATATTCTCCAGCTTCAACTGGGGCTATTTGCTGATGCAGATTCCGGGCTGCTTCCTTGTCCGGAATCTGGGGGCCAAGCTGCCCATGATCGTGGCAACCTTTTTCGTGGCCCTGTTAAGTCTCTGCACGCCCATTGGAATTCAGATGGGCGAATGGAAGGCCTTCTGTGCGATTCGGCTGGGCCAGGGTCTGTGCCAGGGCCTGATTCTACCCTGCATCCACGAGCATCTGGCCAAGTGGTCGCCGCCCGAGGAGCTCAAGCAACTGGGAGTAGTCGCCTACTCTGGCACCTACTGCGGAACAATCCTGGCCCTGCTCGGCAGCGGGTACATTGCGGACAGTTCCATCGGCTGGCCGGGAATTTCGTATGTTTCGGCAGCAGCCTGCCTCTGCTGGTGCCTGCTGTGGTTCTTCTGGGGCGAGAACGAGCCAGGAAGCTCGTACTGGATTGGCTCGGACGAGCGGAACTACATTGAGAGCTGTCTGAAAAGTAGCACCGCATGCCCCAGGGAAGTCATACCCATACCGTGGCTGGCGATACTCGGGTCGGTGCCGTTCCGTGCCCTGGTGGTGGTCCACTGTGCCCAACGCTGGGCCGACTCCACGATGGAGGTGCAGATACCTTCGTATCTAGATGGCATCCTGCAAGTGGAAATCACCCGGAACGGCCTGATCTCGTCGCTACCCTACATGGTCAAGTGGATCATGTCCCATGTGTATATCCTGATCGCCCATGTGGCCATAATGCGGCACCTGATCGGCCAGACTCCGTTGCAAAAGTGGATCGTCACGATATCCACTTGGGGACCGGCCCTACTGTACATTGCCATTGGGTTCCTGGACCGAGCAAATGCCGGGCTGGTCGTCGTCCTGATGACCATCAAGGAGGGATTTAATGCCGGCTCCAGCATTGGCGGCACTTTGAACACCATTGCCCTGTCGCCCAACCACTCAGCGGTCCTGATGGGCATCATGAGTGTCTTGTCTGACGTCTTTACGCCGCTAACTCCTCTCGTTACGGGTGTCATCGTTACGGATCCGGTAA ACGAATCGTTCTCAGTGGCAGATTATATTCTGCCTGATCGCACTTGTATTCTTCCTCAGCAACTGGGTGTACATCATCTGGGGCTCGAGCGAACTGCAGCCCTGGGATGCCGGTGA
- the LOC117187958 gene encoding uncharacterized protein LOC117187958, translating to MDFDAAKENIQPLASGRNVSLLQASLSQDPTQRQELLAQRKQMEKDVHTYTGSDPLEPWCTYICWIEQSYPAGGTSSGLQTALYQCLTKFEQDERYRQDRRLIKLFIKFMKNQEDQIECYQQLYVSGIGTMLADLYIAWAYCYDLSGNMRKADEIFRLGLSCRAEPLEELKEAHQHFNYAVAQRMLYSDGDEANAATQELNERRMALQSLHGQRKRSSNTITVGSVRTGAAVKSQMPGVVQADAPSTSRMRNAGRNVEVFNDENTDFNVPPPVEPEVKSSLRSIIDAARDRENLKEPVAWNKAHVKPHKPGKIFGCNAAPDLAFDIHVDEQKLPPITNYERHIDKPFKFPPNFVAKNKPQEAWITPVTIEDEPNTNGLPCYQKCMLYPRPNLEFSPEEYRAYCFLKRRDPQHAFVLRNDEWWGTGNTLKGVRRYPNFASVSKPQPLDELDKYYKPPPVPGLQVVFDKLYNDEEQQEYQAEELLAAKWLEKRNVTVHGSFDMEETVCLPGNKMPRRKSFFPPAQQGSSRKSMMPPRVSMVQEEDDAVEQETAAAIASVPSPPLVVPQPKIVPIVEIFEDSDPTPVPKEDEDNFAKPAPPLHKIEIYQDTEDPIQPSNLKPPKSAFYDADETCSTQMFNMFIPNQAVSTPKGPQKQAPARQFGTVLKELPPDPEEAVSPAAAPEESPGETNSPNLRKQLSTILETSEHGTHSSGATTTKSTLTSTSSSPGSHTAVALSSRSASEECTPAAARLQRLGASELSTVGEEPDRQYGGNFSRRELWEPNAPSVPMMKSLHFQEDKTETIPRPLARFQEDKTETLPRLPTVMAEVSLHQRSAVAASSLAPQLPTLDDEDDLCGMFVQTSPKFKTIGSPLQGNAGSKRICDQTTPDFFGKSIRVASDAKSSFAMAIGQPAGAPSISKLADSFMTDLSFVAETQPVPVQSICTEMAKPKPEAAAMQKKFEIFLDETMPEPAAPSSAAARRSSFALDCTLPETQMPSQKDPAHLMADLSVCTPPLPVPAAASVSMSNHRSSTTLKFLSDSMSKSLRKSPKKSVPGGDKQSGDFFELNAATEMFDTNISMIRNSTLLPPPVAVPARLELPKADADADANADEDAGEMSIYHKTTPLTPKQSNHSWAQADFELPKNKEFVHPKANVDQSVLNSTMADSNLNPFNVDLINSLLDSIDFSMYIQKLPHCQLVGTAKRLHPGTQLEVHGEKFEVDKIIGKGAYGSVFVGRHCKTGNKVAVKQERPTNYWEFYIGLEVHSRLTSDRMIPAFMHIDYALVGNNSSVYISEFSDYGSLINVCNKFKKHTNKNLDEYVVMHMSCQLLDIVDHLHAMGIIHADIKPDNFLVMRPLCAQPNELSLQLIDFGVAIDTKLFPANQAFNYVHHDESFKCIEMRTKRPWTYQLDLFGLVGVMHVLLFGRYMEVAQRQPSSIWMPKTALPRYFQRDTWETIFRGLLNVRDCRTMPNMQQFRTLFKSELVEKEKYVAEAIGKFNMILQR from the exons ATGGACTTTGACGCCGCAAAGGAAAACATCCAGCCTTTGGCCAGCGGTCGCAATGTGAGCTTGCTGCAGGCGTCCCTCTCCCAGGACCCCACACAACGCCAGGAGCTGCTGGCGCAGCGCAAGCAAATGGAAAAGGACGTGCACACATACACTGGCAGTGATCCGCTGGAGCCGTGGTGTACGTACATCTGCTGGATTGAGCAGAGCTATCCGGCGGGCGGCACCAGTTCTGGCCTGCAGACGGCCCTCTACCAATGCCTGACCAAATTCGAGCAGGACGAGCGCTACAGACAGGACAGGCGGCTCATCAAGCTCTTCATCAAATTC ATGAAGAATCAGGAGGATCAGATCGAGTGCTACCAGCAGCTGTACGTCAGCGGAATCGGCACAATGCTGGCGGACTTGTACATTGCCTGGGCATATTGCTACGACCTGAGCGGCAACATGCGCAAGGCCGATGAGATCTTCCGCCTGGGCCTCTCCTGCCGGGCCGAGCCGCTGGAAGAGTTGAAGGAGGCCCATCAGCATTTCAACTACGCGGTTGCTCAGCGCATGCTCTATTCCGATGGTGATGAGGCCAATGCTGCGACCCAAGAGCTGAATGAGCGTCGTATGGCGCTGCAGTCGCTGCATGGTCAACGGAAGAGAAGCAGCAACACCATCACAGTGGGCAGTGTACGCACTGGTGCAGCGGTCAAGAGCCAGATGCCGGGCGTGGTGCAG GCGGATGCTCCCAGCACAAGCCGCATGCGCAATGCCGGTCGCAATGTGGAGGTCTTCAACGATGAGAACACCGATTTCAATGTCCCGCCACCAGTCGAGCCGGAAGTGAAGTCCAGCTTACGTTCGATCATCGACGCGGCCCGTGATCGGGAGAATCTTAAGGAGCCGGTGGCTTGGAACAAGGCCCACGTCAAGCCTCACAAGCCTGGCAAGATCTTCGGCTGCAATGCCGCTCCAGACCTGGCCTTCGACATACACGTGGATGAACAGAAACTGCCGCCCATCACCAACTACGAGCGCCACATTGACAAACCGTTCAAGTTTCCGCCCAACTTTGTGGCGAAAAATAAGCCGCAGGAGGCCTGGATAACGCCAGTAACCATTGAGGATGAGCCCAACACAAACGGCCTGCCGTGCTACCAGAAGTGCATGCTGTACCCGCGCCCCAACCTGGAGTTCTCCCCAGAGGAGTACCGCGCCTATTGCTTCCTGAAGCGTCGAGATCCCCAGCACGCATTCGTGCTGCGCAACGATGAGTGGTGGGGCACGGGCAACACCTTGAAGGGTGTGCGTCGCTATCCGAATTTTGCTAGTGTCTCCAAGCCGCAGCCTCTGGACGAGTTGGATAAGTACTACAAGCCGCCCCCTGTTCCGGGTCTGCAGGTCGTGTTTGACAAGCTCTACAACGACGAGGAACAGCAGGAGTACCAGGCGGAGGAGCTCCTGGCGGCCAAGTGGCTGGAGAAGCGGAATGTTACGGTGCACGGCAGCTTTGACATGGAGGAGACTGTATGCCTGCCCGGCAATAAGATGCCGCGTCGCAAGAGCTTCTTCCCTCCGGCCCAGCAGGGTTCGTCCAGAAAATCCATGATGCCGCCACGTGTGTCCATGGTCCAGGAGGAGGATGATGCCGTCGAACAGGAGACAGCTGCAGCTATAGCTTCAGTGCCTTCTCCTCCTCTAGTTGTACCGCAGCCGAAAATAGTGCCGATAGTTGAAATCTTTGAAGATTCGGATCCTACTCCCGTCCCCAAGGAAGATGAAGATAACTTTGCGAAGCCTGCCCCACCGCTGCACAAGATCGAGATATACCAAGATACAGAAGATCCGATCCAGCCGTCGAACTTAAAACCCCCCAAAAGTGCCTTTTACGATGCGGACGAGACCTGCTCCACCCAAATGTTCAACATGTTCATCCCGAACCAGGCGGTGAGCACGCCCAAGGGCCCCCAAAAGCAGGCACCGGCGCGACAGTTTGGCACCGTCCTCAAGGAGCTGCCTCCGGATCCTGAGGAAGCTGTTTCTCCGGCAGCTGCGCCAGAAGAGTCCCCAGGGGAGACCAACTCGCCGAATCTGCGCAAGCAACTCTCGACGATATTGGAGACCTCGGAACACGGCACCCACAGCTCGGGGGCCACGACGACCAAGTCCACCCTTACATCCACATCCAGCTCTCCGGGATCTCACACGGCCGTGGCGCTCTCCAGCCGGAGTGCGAGTGAGGAGTGcactccagcagcagcgcgcCTGCAGCGTTTGGGTGCCTCTGAGCTGTCCACAGTCGGCGAGGAGCCCGATCGTCAGTATGGTGGGAACTTTTCGCGTCGCGAACTCTGGGAACCCAATGCTCCCAGCGTGCCGATGATGAAGTCCCTGCACTTCCAGGAGGACAAAACTGAGACCATACCGAGGCCGCTTGCCCGCTTCCAGGAGGATAAAACTGAGACTCTGCCCAGGCTTCCGACTGTCATGGCGGAAGTTTCGCTCCATCAGCGATCGGCGGTTGCTGCCTCGAGCCTGGCCCCGCAATTGCCCACGCTGGACGACGAGGACGACTTGTGTGGGATGTTTGTGCAAACGTCGCCAAAGTTTAAGACAATCGGCTCTCCGTTGCAGGGAAATGCCGGCTCCAAGCGCATCTGCGATCAGACCACGCCAGATTTCTTCGGCAAGTCCATACGAGTGGCGTCGGATGCCAAGAGCTCCTTTGCGATGGCCATTGGCCAACCGGCAGGCGCTCCCAGCATCAGCAAGCTGGCGGACTCGTTTATGACAGACCTCTCCTTTGTGGCGGAGACACAGCCTGTGCCAGTACAGTCCATCTGCACGGAGATGGCGAAGCCGAAGCCAGAGGCCGCGGCCATGCAAAAGAAGTTTGAAATTTTTCTGGATGAGACCATGCCAGAGCCAGCCGCTCCTTCCAGTGCTGCTGCCCGACGCAGCAGCTTTGCCTTGGACTGCACGCTGCCGGAGACGCAGATGCCATCACAGAAGGATCCTGCCCACTTGATGGCTGATCTGAGCGTCTGTACTCCACCGCTGCCCGTTCCAGCTGCGGCCTCTGTTTCTATGAGCAATCATCGCTCCTCTACTACTCTGAAGTTTCTTAGCGACTCTATGTCCAAATCCCTTAGGAAATCCCCCAAGAAGAGTGTACCCGGTGGGGACAAGCAGTCGGGCGACTTCTTCGAGCTGAATGCGGCCACAGAGATGTTTGACACCAACATAAGCATGATCAGGAACTCGACGCTGTTGCCGCCACCTGTTGCTGTTCCGGCCAGGCTCGAACTGCCtaaagcggatgcggatgcggatgcaaATGCAGATGAAGACGCGGGAGAGATGAGCATCTACCATAAAACGACTCCATTGACCCCAAAGCAGTCGAACCATTCTTGGGCTCAGGCAGATTTTGAGTTGCCGAAGAACAAGGAATTTGTCCATCCCAAGGCGAACGTGGATCAGTCAGTGCTGAACAGTACGATGGCCGACAGCAATTTGAATCCGTTCAATGTGGATCTGATCAACTCGCTGCTGGACTCCATCGACTTCTCCATGTACATTCAGAAGCTGCCCCATTGCCAGCTGGTGGGCACTGCCAAGCGACTGCATCCGGGCACGCAGCTGGAGGTGCACGGCGAGAAATTCGAGGTGGACAAGATCATTGGGAAGGGAGCCTACGGCTCGGTCTTCGTCGGACGGCACTGCAAGACGGGTAACAAGGTGGCCGTGAAGCAGGAGCGACCCACAAACTACTGGGAGTTCTACATAGGCCTGGAGGTCCATAGTCGCCTCACCAGCGATCGAATG ATCCCAGCCTTCATGCACATCGATTATGCCTTGGTGGGGAACAACTCCAGTGTCTACATATCGGAGTTCTCGGACTACGGCTCGCTAATCAACGTGTGCAATAAGTTCAAGAAGCACACCAACAAGAACCTCGACGAGTATGTTGTGATGCACATGAGCTGCCAGCTGCTGGACATTGTGGATCATCTGCACGCCATGGGCATCATTCACGCGGACATCAAGCCGGATAACTTTCTGGTCATGAGACC GTTATGTGCGCAACCCAACGAGCTGAGCCTGCAGCTGATTGACTTCGGCGTGGCCATCGACACCAAGCTCTTTCCGGCCAATCAGGCGTTCAATTATGTGCATCACGATGAATCGTTCAAGTGCATCGAAATGCGCACAAAGCGCCCCTGGACGTATCAGCTGGACTTGTTTGGTCTCGTGGGCGTCATGCATGTGCTGCTGTTTGGTCGCTACATGGAGGTGGCCCAGCGGCAGCCGAGCAGCATCTGGATGCCCAAGACAGCCCTGCCGCGCTACTTCCAGCGTGATACCTGGGAGACCATTTTCCGGGGACTGCTCAACGTTCGCGACTGCCGCACCATGCCCAATATGCAGCAGTTTCGCACGCTCTTCAAATCCGAGCTTGTCGAAAAAGAGAAATACGTGGCCGAGGCCATAGGCAAATTCAATATGATACTGCAGCGATAG